In Myxococcus fulvus, a genomic segment contains:
- a CDS encoding right-handed parallel beta-helix repeat-containing protein codes for MNRANSMRLALLAGALVLAVGCHLEEPLGVSQEATGSLRVVTVLPRSLPLDQVVKVEVTVTPVQGEPVSTVLEGAGDSWGGLMRNLPPGRMGAVRARVLDAADGVVGEVSVADVELEKHRPALLVLVPHRVNPSLGSTAPIIDAVVGARAAVSPGESIRFRVVARGAEASETLTYAWEAVEGQFTDKGVSDAEWTAPLRRGPDALTLKVIGAQGAVSTLRFSVDVALGGGWGNAHEASLERDPVVTELGARPGSQVRVGTPVELEVTAVDDDGDLLSYAWTSTCEGEFEDATSPTTRFTPMEAPQVACDNCQLSVRISDNATRASQVRSLNLCVTNPQPPTLTEVTQSSEAAFAGQRVRLSASATDPQGEPLTFAWTANTGLLGNMVRGAGTGSADWVMLSCAPRDVTPTITLTVTNASGLSVTRVLVVEWEDLWCDEHAPCPAVLGASTVTLTADCTTAQTVWIPDGYTLDGDGHVLTAVDPRDGRFRGAVLSSLGTTAHVRDVTVAARGLSELACDAGSARLRGILFDGASGSILDSVVRDVNQKEGEGGCQEGVAIEVRNARDAESVTHVEVLRNHVVGYQKAGIVGTGKVELNLEDNRVEGGGPVSFIARNGIQFSDGATGRATGNHVTGHAYTGDSAVASGILVAGGAYYDFALCEDIVLFENTVEDNDVGINLSQGEVGGGPLAVSTRLQVSRNTVTHRGPVTNGYPYQAGISDLGGANAISQNKVSGPGYDRGTRPGATFDVDVVAGAASRLFFMTPARETAAGRCSEGLVVQSQDSRGNLSALAAPSLTLEGTGPAATGVALFSDATCTTPLATSGTGWSLVLERTQQEVTFYFQATQLGELTLTVSGEGVTGTQLQRVR; via the coding sequence ATGAACCGAGCGAACTCGATGCGCCTGGCCCTGCTCGCTGGCGCGCTGGTGCTGGCCGTGGGGTGCCACCTCGAGGAGCCCTTGGGCGTGAGCCAGGAAGCGACGGGCTCGCTGCGAGTGGTGACGGTGTTGCCGCGCTCGCTGCCATTGGACCAGGTGGTGAAGGTGGAGGTGACGGTGACGCCTGTGCAGGGCGAGCCGGTCTCGACGGTCCTCGAGGGCGCGGGTGACTCCTGGGGCGGACTGATGAGGAACCTGCCTCCGGGCCGCATGGGCGCGGTGAGGGCGCGGGTGCTGGACGCGGCGGACGGGGTGGTGGGGGAGGTGAGCGTGGCGGACGTGGAGCTGGAGAAGCACCGTCCCGCGCTGCTCGTGCTGGTTCCCCATCGGGTGAATCCCTCGTTGGGGAGCACTGCGCCCATCATCGATGCGGTGGTGGGCGCGCGCGCCGCGGTGTCTCCGGGAGAGTCCATCCGGTTCCGGGTGGTGGCGCGAGGCGCGGAGGCCTCGGAGACGCTGACGTATGCGTGGGAGGCGGTGGAGGGACAGTTCACCGACAAGGGGGTCTCGGATGCGGAGTGGACGGCGCCGCTGCGCCGCGGGCCGGATGCGTTGACCTTGAAGGTCATCGGGGCGCAAGGGGCGGTGTCCACGCTGCGGTTCTCCGTGGACGTGGCGCTCGGGGGCGGTTGGGGAAATGCACACGAGGCCTCGCTCGAGCGCGACCCGGTGGTGACGGAGCTGGGCGCCCGGCCGGGCTCCCAGGTGCGAGTGGGCACGCCGGTGGAGCTGGAGGTGACGGCGGTGGACGACGATGGGGACCTGCTCTCCTACGCGTGGACGTCCACCTGCGAGGGCGAGTTCGAGGACGCGACCTCACCGACGACGCGCTTCACGCCGATGGAGGCGCCCCAGGTCGCGTGTGACAATTGCCAGTTGAGCGTGAGGATTTCCGACAACGCGACGAGGGCCTCGCAGGTGCGCTCGTTGAATCTGTGCGTGACCAATCCCCAGCCGCCGACGCTCACGGAGGTGACGCAGTCCTCCGAGGCCGCCTTCGCGGGGCAGCGGGTGAGGCTGTCCGCGTCCGCGACGGACCCGCAGGGAGAGCCGCTGACCTTCGCGTGGACGGCGAACACGGGGCTCTTGGGGAACATGGTGCGCGGGGCCGGAACGGGCTCGGCGGACTGGGTGATGTTGTCCTGCGCCCCGAGGGACGTGACGCCCACCATCACGTTGACTGTCACGAATGCCTCCGGGTTGAGTGTGACGCGAGTGCTGGTGGTGGAGTGGGAAGACCTGTGGTGCGACGAGCATGCGCCGTGTCCGGCGGTGTTGGGGGCCTCGACGGTGACGTTGACTGCGGACTGCACCACGGCGCAGACGGTGTGGATTCCGGATGGGTACACGCTCGACGGTGACGGCCACGTGCTCACGGCGGTGGACCCTCGTGACGGACGCTTCCGAGGCGCGGTGTTGAGCAGCCTGGGGACGACGGCGCATGTGAGGGACGTGACGGTGGCGGCGCGGGGGCTGTCGGAGCTGGCGTGTGACGCGGGCTCGGCCCGGCTGCGCGGCATCCTCTTCGACGGCGCGAGCGGCTCCATCCTCGACAGCGTGGTGCGGGACGTGAACCAGAAGGAAGGGGAGGGGGGCTGTCAGGAGGGCGTGGCCATCGAGGTGCGCAACGCGCGCGACGCCGAGTCGGTGACGCACGTGGAGGTGCTGCGCAACCACGTAGTCGGCTACCAGAAGGCGGGCATCGTCGGCACGGGCAAGGTGGAGCTGAACCTGGAGGACAACCGTGTCGAGGGCGGTGGGCCCGTGTCCTTCATCGCGAGGAACGGCATCCAGTTCAGCGACGGGGCCACGGGGCGGGCGACGGGCAACCATGTGACGGGGCACGCCTACACGGGAGACTCCGCGGTGGCCTCGGGCATCCTGGTCGCGGGCGGGGCGTACTACGACTTCGCGCTGTGCGAGGACATCGTCCTCTTCGAGAACACGGTGGAGGACAACGACGTCGGCATCAATCTGTCTCAGGGGGAGGTGGGCGGGGGGCCGCTGGCGGTATCGACGCGGCTCCAGGTGTCGCGAAACACCGTGACCCACCGTGGGCCGGTGACGAATGGCTACCCGTATCAGGCGGGCATCTCCGACCTGGGGGGCGCCAACGCCATCAGCCAGAACAAGGTGAGCGGGCCCGGGTATGACCGAGGCACGCGGCCTGGGGCCACCTTCGATGTGGACGTGGTAGCGGGAGCGGCTTCCCGGCTCTTCTTCATGACCCCGGCGCGAGAGACAGCGGCGGGTCGATGCTCGGAGGGGCTGGTGGTGCAGAGCCAGGACAGTCGAGGCAACCTGTCCGCGCTGGCGGCCCCCTCGCTGACGTTGGAAGGGACGGGACCTGCGGCGACCGGTGTGGCGCTCTTCTCGGATGCGACCTGTACGACGCCGCTTGCGACCTCGGGAACCGGGTGGTCACTGGTGTTGGAGCGGACGCAGCAGGAGGTGACGTTCTATTTCCAGGCGACGCAGTTGGGAGAGCTGACGCTCACCGTGAGCGGCGAGGGAGTGACTGGGACCCAGCTCCAGCGCGTGCGGTAA